The nucleotide window ATCACTTTGATGAGTAGTAAGCAACAAGATGCATGGGAAAAGCAGTTACATAGTGATGACATGCCAGAAATCACCCTTGAGACGGTTATCGCAACCTTTGCACAGTTGAATGCAAGCAAAAGTGATACGTTTGAGCAAGGTGTTATTGACGTGTTTCGCGCGTTATCATGGGACTATAAAACGAATAATCCGTGTCGTTTAGGTAAGAAAATTATTGTTTCACGTCTGCTTGAAACGTGGGGGAAAGGTTACACAAAAGCAACTTGTAGCAGCGTTGCAAAACTGGATGATTTGGCGAAACCATTCTACGTATTAGAGGGAAAACCAGTACCAGATTACCGCGTTGCAGATGGTGCAAATTTCACTTTATTTTATGACAATCATGGTTTCTCTGGTGAAGTCTATGAAGGGGAATATTTTTTTGTGAAGTACCATAAAAATGGTAATGGTCACATTGTATTTAAGCGCCCAGAGTTGGTGGATAAAATTAACGATATTGTTTCACGCCACTACCCTGACATGCTACAAGAGCGCGTATGATAGACGCGAAAGCAGAGTTGATGCTCTGCTTTTTTATTGCCCTGCGATTGCATAATGGTATTGAACCATTACGCAACCGATGCGCCAACCTGCTAGTTTTGAGATTGATTGACGCTTTTTTTGTTCTTCCCCACTACTGCTTTCTTTTTCGAACCACTGCTTGCTGAAAGTAAGTCTCTAATTGCGCGTTCACTGACTACAATTTCACACGTTTCCAATGCGGATTTAATTTCTTTCGCTGAATAGCCTTTTTGTGTCGCTAACGCAACAATTTGCGCGTGAAGACTTTCCAGTGCATCTTTACTCGATATTTTATCTTTGGATAAATCGGGCAATTCATCGAGCTTCATTTTCGCGAGTTCAATCTGATCATGCGTGTAAAAATTCTTTGCAGCCATGCTAATCCACCTTGTTTCACTATTTAAACAGAGTCATTCCGTAATTATACCGATAATGCGTCATTTTAGGTTATCCAATTTACCTCATCATGGTGTCGTGACAAACCAGACCTTGCGGGGCATAATAGATGAAATCCAGTTCAAAATAAGGGACAAGATGTGTTTTGTAGCACCGCCTGCACGCAGTCGGCTCCTACAAAACGTCTTGGTCAGGGCGAAGCCCCGACACCCCAGATACGATAAAACCGAGCCGAACACCGAGAGTAAGGGCGATGAGAGTCACATGAGCAAGAGTGAGAAGCGAAACAGAACAGCACTTCTTCCTAGTGTGCGATGCCTTCCCGAAGAGAAGGAAGCCATTCAGGAAAAAGCGAAAGCCGCCGGGCTAAGCCTCGGGGAGTTTTTGCGTCGTTCTGCGCTAGGTCGCCGTATAGATGCTCAATGTGATACCGAAATGATTATGGAGCTTCGTCGTCTCGGTGGCTTGCAAAAGCACCTTTTTAAAGAGGGCGAGGGGCTGATGAGTAAAGAGTATTCTCAGGTACTCGTTGCACTACAGAATGCGCTTCTTCGTGTCGGACGGGGCTAGCGATGATTGGACGAATCCCTCCTAAACGCCGTGATGGTAAAAGTAGTTTTCTAAAACTTGTCTCGTATGTCGTCATTCGGGATGAAGATAAACCGGACATGCCACTCGAACCTGAACATCCAGATTGGCGTCGTCCTAAATCTACAGATGAACTATTCAATAGGTTGGTTGACTACGTTAGTAGAAGTGGTGATGAAGGGGCTATGCATACGTTAAATATTGACGATGATGGCCGACAGCGTGTTCTGTTCGATGGTGTTTTGTGCGAAACAAACAACTTCAGTTTAGCGACAGCGGCTGTTGAAATGAATGCTGTCGCTTCGCAAAATACACGCTGTAAAGACCCCGTTTTTCACTATATTCTTTCTTGGCCTACCAGTGATAATCCAAATCAGGATGAAGTGTTTGATAGCGTCAGACACACGTTAAAATCCTTTGGAATGGATGAGCATCAGTACGTCGCGGCTATACATACTGACACTAATAATATTCACTGCCACATAGCGGTTAACAGAGTTCATCCTGTCACTTATGACACTGCTGATGATTCATTTACTCGTCTCAAGTTGCAACGGGCCTGTCGAGAGCTCGAGCTTAAATACGACTGGACCCCGACTAATGGATGTTATGTCGTGGACGAGAATAAGCAGATCGTTTACAAAAAACGAGATGAACCGCCAGTACCTCAAGGTTCGGTAGCAATGGAGTATTATGCCGATCAGGAAAGCCTCCATAGCTATGCCATGAGAACGTGTTCTGATGATTTGGAAAAGCTGATTGTTAAAGATGAACTAACTTGGTTTGAACTCCACAAGTTGTTGGTCAAACAAGGTTTAAAACTTGATAAAAAAGGCAAGGGACTCGCTATCTATTCTCTTGATGAGAAGGACATCACTCCGATCAAAGCAAGTCACTTACATCCTGACTTGACGCTCAATTGTTTGGAGGACGATCTTGGTCCATTTGAGCAACTGGAAGATGCAGGGCGATATACTCTAGATACAAATGATGAAGGCGATGATGCGCTTATTCATATGTATCGCTATGAACCCCATTTGCATAAACGTGATGAGGATGCGAGAGCCGCTCGGCGTGAAGCCCGCGCGGTTGCACGACGTGAGCTGTTCGATCGTTATAAAAAATATAGCAACGGTTACAAGCGTCCGAAGATGGAAGGGACTGAGGCTACGTCTCAGTTTAAAGCGCTATCGAATCGTTACGCATGGAAGAAAGAGCAGGTTCGCTTTGTCTTTGACGATCCGTTAATTCGTAAGGCTGTTTACCGCGTTCTTGAAGCGGAACGACAAAAAGAATTTGAGTCTTTAAAAGCGCAAATTAAACAGGAAAGAAATGCTTTCTACAGTCATCCTTCGAACCGAAAACTGACAAAGCAGGAGTGGGTTGGCCAGCAAGCGCTCAAACAAGATCAGGCTGCGATTTCGTGTCTACGTGGATGGTCTTATCGTTATAAGCGTGATGCGTTAACACCGCCACTCTCAGAAAATGCGATAGTTTGTGCAGTGGCTGATGACACGAAACCATATAACATTCAGGGATACGAAAAATCCGTGAGTCGTGATGGAACGATACAGTATAAGCAGGATGGTATTATCCAGATTCAGGATAAAGGTAGTCGCCTTGAGATTGCTGATCCATATGCCCAGAATGGGCTGCATATTGCCGGTGCAATGGTTCTTGCCGTAGAAAAATCGGGTGAGAAAATGTTGTTTAGTGGGGATACAGAATTTGTTGAGTCAGCTTGTGATTTAGTGCCGTGGTTTAATGAAGAGGGTAAGAAGATCCTACCGTTAACAGAACCACAACAGCGAGTTATGGCGGGGTACGATAAAGCTGAAGTGCGCGATGATGCATTTGTGGCGACGCATCGTATCGTTGATGAAGAAACTTATTTGGCCTCGCTTGAGCGCAATGAAGTCAACGATAACCGTGAACGTCATGACCTTAAGCACAAGAAGAATACGTATCGACCGCGTTAAGCGCTCTATCGCGACAAATAAAAACCTCCGTAAGAGGATACTCACGGGGGTTTATTGTTTAGACAGGCATCGCGGCCATTGATTAGTGGCGGATTTGTTCCAGTTCGTCAGCGGTAAGACCGGTCATTTTCATCACGGTACCGCGATCGAGACCATTTTGTAGCATGGTACGAGCAACTTCGAGTTTGCCCTCGAGCTTGCCTTCGTAGCGACCTTTTTCCTCGCCGATTTGGATGCCCTCCATGCGGCCTTCCATTCGACCTTTCTCAATGCCTTTCTGTTCAAGTTGTTGTGCGATGGTCATAAGTGCGTCTCCGTGTTGCGGCACACGCTGTGCCAGTTCGCGAATAAAAGCTTCAGAGTCAGCGGACTCGCCTGCTTGTACGAGATAGTGTATCAGCGCTATCACCTGCGGTGAAGAGAGATAATCTGCCATCAGTAACGTCACCAGTCGGTCCGTCAGGGTGGCGATATCGCGCTGATGAATGTGTTTTTGCAGCAGGGTGAGTGCGGCCATACTGCGGTGACCCATGATTTCATCATCTGGTATCACAGTGACATCAACCAGCGGATAGGCTCCGCCGTAGACGTTTGCCGCCAGTTCAGGGTCGTCAAACTCATCGAGCCAGCGTGTCGTATAAGGATACGGGCTGCGTTTGCCAACATAGAATAGTATCGGTATCACCAGCGGCAGTTTCTTATGGCCTGCGTCGAGGTGGCGCTGCATAGCTGCAATGGCATAGCGGGTCATGCGAAAGGCCATATGAATATCGGGTGAGCTTTGATGTTCGATTAAAACATGCACATAGCCCGTTCCTTCAACTGTCTCTACGCTGTAGAGCACGTCACTAAAATACTGGCGAAGATCATCTTCAACAAAGGAGCCTGATTCAAGCTTTAGCGTACTGAGGTCGCATATTGCGCGTAGCTCTGCCGGAAGATGGATCTCCATAAAATCCCGTGCGATTTCCGGCTGTGTAAGGAACTGGCGGAAGGTCGCATCATGCGGCGTAGGCGTGCTGTTTTTCTTCTTCATCGATACAGACTCTCAATATTGATATGTCTATGATATCACACTTATAAAACGCGGGATTTTTTGCCTGATATGCTGCGTGTGATATTATCCGCGCTTATTGTGTATGGAGATACGTTTTGACCGTTTTATATCAAAAAAATCCCTCCCAAGAGTTAGCCCATATGTGTTGGTGCCTGTTAGTTGCTGTCAAAATGGCACGCCGTGCCGGTAAGATAGCGTCAGACTTGCAAGAGCATCTCTTTATCATGCAGTGGCTGGCCACCGCGCTGAAACGACATCTGTTTCCCAAGATAGTGGCCAACGATATCGTCTGGTTTATGACCCAGGGAAAGAAATATGGCTATGGGGCTAAGTTGTACAACAAGGTTGAATATATCTACCGATCTAGATCAGGTGCTCTAGCGGACAAAAGTGCGTTATTCAGGTTTACCTATTTTGTAGAAACGCTAAAAGCGATGGGGTGGCTGGATTACTTATTATCGCCACAAGAATGGAAAAACTACAGAAAAGCCTCTTCAACGGCCAGTGCGGTCTATACGCCAAAAGCTTTGTTACATGCTTCGTTTGATGAGGCGGGAATGGTGTTTCTAGTGTTGCTAAATCAGGTAGCGAGATATTTCATAATATCGATATCAACACAAATTTAAAACAACAGGGAATGACATCAAACTTGACTGATTTGATTAAAAAAAGTGGGATAGAGTCTTTACAACCAGAGTATATTGATGAACAAATGAATGGTGCTAAAGATGATATTACTGAAGCGATTAATGAAATTGTAGTCTCACCAAAAGATAACGATACAATCATCAACCAGTTGAAAAACAAACTAAAAATACGTGTAAACACTTTGACTAAAGATGTAGATAGAACGTCTCTAACTAGCGCTATCAGTAAAAATTCAGATTTGACTCCTGATGAAGTCAATCAAGCGGTAACAAATATCATCTCAGCAAAAAACAAAGCATCAGAAGTTATTAACCAACGATTCACAGATGCTGAGCAAAAAATTGATGAAGCTAAGAAAAATTATGCTGAGTTGAAAAAACAAGCACGTGAAAGTGCCGATAGGGCTGCGGAAATGGCGGCTAAAATATCGCTTGCTTCATTCTTTGCGCTATTACTCGGTGCCCTAGTCAGTACTTTTGCTGGTTTTTTTGGTGCAAAAACTTCATTACATTTCACTAAACAATAATGATTCCGAGGCCTATTAACATAGGCCTCATAAAAAAGCCTAAAATACTAAAATTTTATTAAGTTATTTTTTGTTAAAGACGGGGGTTCTGTCAAACTCGCAGAAAGTTATAAGTTGGTTCTACATCATTTGAAAGTGGAAATGAATACGTCATTCTTGTGTACAAGCTGTTTATTGTTTACTTCAAGCGTAGTGCTTAGCAGTATGAGTATATATCCTTTCGCCGATATATACACTCATGATAGACATCATGTAAGCGTCAGCCAAAGGCCGTATTGATTATTACAAGGATGGGGTTTCGATCTTCCAAGGCAACAGTTGGCTAGTCTGCAATAACGCCAGCACACGACACAGATAAATTTTGGGACCTAGACTTTTTAACTTATAACCCCTGATCAAACTTTTTAATCCTTGGTCACTTGTTAGAATTTGTTACGTCTATAGAATAGGCATATTAGTATGGTCATACTAATCAATCCCCAACATGAATAAGCGTTACTCATGTCGAGGATTAATTAGCACCTTACTTTCTGATATTAAAGCTTTTTAGAGTCGCGTAGACCGTCCATACTTTGAATCAAAAACTATCGACTCTATCCACGTACATCCCGTCCCCGTTGCCCCCCACCCATGGCTTTCTGAAGCCCAATAGGTGAATTCTTTATCACTATAATTAATAACAACGCCAACGCGATACCCACCCGTATGGTCACGCCAACAACTACTTGCGATTTGTACTGTACCGAACTGAATGTTTTGATTTGAACTAACGGTGTTATAAGAAGTAGGGAAAGGCCCTGATGTGTCGCTACTATTTTGAGTTGAGCTTACCTTAGCTTTCACAGACATTGGAGAAATAAGTTTCTTCCCACTAAAGTTTATACTGTCACCTGTCGCTACGGCATTATTCCAGTGCTCGTTTCCGAACGCACTTTCTTTACATGCATCATCGGTTCCGCTTAATGTCACTGTTTCGACATGGGAACGAACGGTAAGCGAAGTCCATATTTGATTTGGGTTTAAGTTTTTTACAATGACAGCAGAAGATAATTTACTACTCTCAAGATTACCATATCCCTTAGCAACCAGTCTTACATGTACTGTTTTTCCCCATAGATTAGCATTCGGATTAACAGTAGTCGTTTTACTCCCAGATGGCGACGGCTCCTCTTTGCTGGCAAGAACATTATTATTACTGTCTAAAAGATAGACGGTCACGCTCTCAGGCTTACTGAACTCATCTGAGGTATCCGCACTCCAGGTCACTGTAAGTGTGTCATCTGTGAATACTGGCGTCCATGTGCCGGAACTGCCCTTACTTCCTCTACTGATGTAAGAGACATCGCCCAGACTAATAGATGGCTTCGAATACACCATCACATCGTAATACCCAGAACTGGCATTGTAATAGTCATTAGCAAGCACCGTAAGCGTCAGCCTGGTTTGCCCCTTGCTTATATTTCCTTGAACAGTACCTGAACCGGATATATTTACTACATTTGTATTACTTGACGTCCATTTAATATCGGCCTGCGACGTCAACGTGGTGACCGGTTCTTGAAGAGTGAAAACATCTTCATCCGTAGTTTTCATCAAGGATGTGTCGAAACTCACGTCAGCGGTCGCTTTGTTAAGTACATATACCACATCCGCCGAGGCAGCAATAAACTGATCTGTTTCTGGGGTACTGACCGTAACGGTCGTTGTTCCCGGTTTTACTGCCGTAAGCTTCCCGGTATTGTCTACGCTAACTACCGATGTATCTTTAGTGGAATACGTAGCGGTAAGCTCATTCTGTACATCGCTATTGGTATACGTAGCGGTGATATTCCGTTCCTTACCATCAGCCCATACAGCAGTAATAGGGTCACCTGTTCCGGCTTTTAACCCAGGGGTCGCTTTAGACACATTCAGTGTGTATGACGCCATCGCCTGATTGTATTGCTCATTCCCTGGCGTATAGACCGATATTCTTGCGCTACCGGCTTTCAGTAGGGTGACTTTCCCACTCCCGTCAACAGTGGCCACACCGGTGTTTGAACTCGACCACTTTTGCTCTACACCTTCAGGCATACCGCGTACCACCTGAGACGCAGTGAAGCTTCTCGTCCATGTCACTGGCTGTTCAGCATTATCAAACCGTAAATCTGGTGTAATAGCGCCCACAGTGATCGTAACGAGGTTCCCCACCGTTTTACCGTCAACTTGTGCATTAAGAGTCACCGACCCTTTGGTTGTCGCAGTACCGGTGGCTACATAGTGACCATTCTGCTGGTCCTGAACCTGACTGAGCTTAAAGCCCGCCAGTAGATCCGCCCCCTTAATCGCCACCGTTTTCCCCGTCACCGGATTGCCGTAGCTGTCTTCAAGGCTGGCTGTTAATTTTACCGTATCCTTACCGTCGGAGCCTATGCTGGTTTTATCTGCACCAAAGGCCGCATTCTTTATCTCTCCTGCGACCACGGCAACGTTGTCTGCCTGCATATGGTTATCGCTATCAAGATAGGCGGTCATCTGGAGCTGGCCTGCAGTGTGGCTTTTCACCGTTGTGGTTGCGACACCGTTTTCATCGGTGCGCGACGTCGGCTCATAACTTTCCGCCTGACCACGAAGTTGCCAGGAAACCACCACATTTGTTAATGGGTTCCCCTGAGTGTCAGTTACCGTGGCACTGTAGGTCACTCCCTTAGTATCACCGGCAACCAGTGTGGTTTTATTAGGGCTGACAGCCGATAACGTCCAGCTGTCTGTATCCCCTTTCACCGTCAGTGTCCGACTCTTACTCAGCGTAATATCACCCACTTTAGTCGTCAGTATGGCGCTGCCCGCCTTATCGCTGGTCACTGTCATTGTATAGCGGCCAGGCGCATTACTGTTCTCCTGACTTTCGCTGATGTTCACATTCCGGTTATCGCTGTGACCACTGACACTTTTCCCAGCAAGGTAATTGCCATTACTGTCTCGCAGCGTCAGCGTCAGCGTTGCAGTTTCTTTTCCGGCAACAATGGCCGAAGGGGCAAGTGTCAGTTCTGAGCGATTTTCATCCACATCACCGGCACTGAATATGACATCTGGCGCCGCAGTAGTGCCTGACGGAAGAATGAGTTCCATTTTGGCAGTACCTACGAGCGCTCGAGTTAGCGTGACGCGGGCAGTGCCGGAGTCATCTGTACGTGTCACCTGTGAACTGAGCGTACTCCCTTCATTTGCGCTCCAAGTGACCGGGATACCCGCCCCCAGTGCATTTTCGTTAGCATCGGTCAGTACCGCTGTATAGGTTACAACATCACCTACTGTGGCAGACGTCGGTGTCGCGCTAATGCTGCCTTTGACTTTAGCTGTATTATTATCGGCACTGAGCGTGAGTGAAGCCGTATGGTTGATGCGGATATTGCTCACATCCGCGCTGACCTGTGTGGTGCCTGCTTTTTTACCTGATACAGTTGCCTCGTAGACGCCCGTCGATACCTCTTTGAAGGCGGATACGTTCATCTTCAGGTCTGACGCAAAATTCGCGTTTACCTTATCCTTGAGACCGGTCAGCAAGTTGCCTTCAGTATCTCGGGCAATGACTCTGAGAGTGGCCGTTTCTTTTTCTGCAATAATGCGAGAAGGGGAGAGACTGAGTGAGGATTTATCTGCACTGATATCGCCGGCTGTGAAATTGATAGCTTTATTTGCCTTAACAGGCGAACCTCCACCCAGCATAGCAGACACCCACGCCGTACCCGCAGCGCGACTACTTAACGTAATTTCAGCCACGCCGTTCGCATCAGTACTGCTCAGGCTTGAGGGGAGCGTGCCTAGAGTGGTATTCCAACCTACAGCAACGCCTTTAAGTTTTGTATTGCCATTTTTATCCTTAACTTGTGCTCGGATAGTCACGGTTTCCTGTCCATCGGCCTTAGCCGTGTCAGCACCGGATATTGTCACATTGTCAATCTGCGCAGAATCTTGGTTTGCTAAAAGAGCCAGTGGCGTCTGCAGGTTAACCGCACCGCTTTTCGCCGTCAGTGTCCATATTCCTTCGGTCGTTCCGGTAACTGCCGCCTGATAGACGCCTTCTCCCTTTTCAACTTGTGTAAAGTGGATACCTGATTGGCTGTCTGCCTGCCAGTCGATACGCTTTCCTGCTACTGGGTTATCCCATTTATCCCGAAGAATAAGTGAGGCTAAAGCTTTTGACTGACCGTCTGCGGTAATAGATTGCGGAGAAACGGAAAGCTGACTATGCTCGCCGACTGGCTCCCCAGGTCCAAAATCAACCTGCGTCGAACCTTTGTGTCCATTATAAAGTACAGCCGTGACCGTCGTCAGTGTCGCCTGCGTTCCCAACAGTTTGACCGTCGCTTGACCTTTCTCATTGGTCTGGCTGACAGTATCGCTCAACTGGTTGTGATTGGTTTGCCATGCCACGCTCGTTCCGGAAACGGGATTATTATCCCCATCAAGCACGGTGGCCGTCAGTGTGACTGGCTGAATTTGTCCTGCCGTTGCCGATGTTGTATCTGGAACGACAGTCACATTGGCTGTCTGCTCATCAGATAGTGCCTGTAGGGACAATGATTTCTCAGTGTCTTTACCAAGAGAGGCGGAAACAATCACCTGACCCGCATAGTGGGTGCTCAGTGAGGCGGAAGCGATACCATCGGGATCGGTTACCGGACGTGCTGGGGTAATCTCCGCTTTGTTGCCGTTGCTGAGCGTCACTTCCACCCCAGAAAGTGGATTGCCGTGGGTGTCTGTTACGCTGACGGTGAGTGTTGCGGTGTCTGTAC belongs to Hafnia alvei and includes:
- a CDS encoding DUF4942 domain-containing protein, whose translation is MQNTVLSLHHGVTDSIYMDSSTEQAGGLIPSVEIDRIISIRAEGLKKYADGLAMLHDAKALFLSVSGDLSTVNFGQCVFDAVRWESNPKRDDKVIKKGIDVDIWQYLMNETGMITLMSSKQQDAWEKQLHSDDMPEITLETVIATFAQLNASKSDTFEQGVIDVFRALSWDYKTNNPCRLGKKIIVSRLLETWGKGYTKATCSSVAKLDDLAKPFYVLEGKPVPDYRVADGANFTLFYDNHGFSGEVYEGEYFFVKYHKNGNGHIVFKRPELVDKINDIVSRHYPDMLQERV
- the mobA gene encoding plasmid mobilization protein MobA, with the translated sequence MSKSEKRNRTALLPSVRCLPEEKEAIQEKAKAAGLSLGEFLRRSALGRRIDAQCDTEMIMELRRLGGLQKHLFKEGEGLMSKEYSQVLVALQNALLRVGRG
- the traI gene encoding TraI/MobA(P) family conjugative relaxase, producing the protein MIGRIPPKRRDGKSSFLKLVSYVVIRDEDKPDMPLEPEHPDWRRPKSTDELFNRLVDYVSRSGDEGAMHTLNIDDDGRQRVLFDGVLCETNNFSLATAAVEMNAVASQNTRCKDPVFHYILSWPTSDNPNQDEVFDSVRHTLKSFGMDEHQYVAAIHTDTNNIHCHIAVNRVHPVTYDTADDSFTRLKLQRACRELELKYDWTPTNGCYVVDENKQIVYKKRDEPPVPQGSVAMEYYADQESLHSYAMRTCSDDLEKLIVKDELTWFELHKLLVKQGLKLDKKGKGLAIYSLDEKDITPIKASHLHPDLTLNCLEDDLGPFEQLEDAGRYTLDTNDEGDDALIHMYRYEPHLHKRDEDARAARREARAVARRELFDRYKKYSNGYKRPKMEGTEATSQFKALSNRYAWKKEQVRFVFDDPLIRKAVYRVLEAERQKEFESLKAQIKQERNAFYSHPSNRKLTKQEWVGQQALKQDQAAISCLRGWSYRYKRDALTPPLSENAIVCAVADDTKPYNIQGYEKSVSRDGTIQYKQDGIIQIQDKGSRLEIADPYAQNGLHIAGAMVLAVEKSGEKMLFSGDTEFVESACDLVPWFNEEGKKILPLTEPQQRVMAGYDKAEVRDDAFVATHRIVDEETYLASLERNEVNDNRERHDLKHKKNTYRPR
- a CDS encoding Rpn family recombination-promoting nuclease/putative transposase produces the protein MKKKNSTPTPHDATFRQFLTQPEIARDFMEIHLPAELRAICDLSTLKLESGSFVEDDLRQYFSDVLYSVETVEGTGYVHVLIEHQSSPDIHMAFRMTRYAIAAMQRHLDAGHKKLPLVIPILFYVGKRSPYPYTTRWLDEFDDPELAANVYGGAYPLVDVTVIPDDEIMGHRSMAALTLLQKHIHQRDIATLTDRLVTLLMADYLSSPQVIALIHYLVQAGESADSEAFIRELAQRVPQHGDALMTIAQQLEQKGIEKGRMEGRMEGIQIGEEKGRYEGKLEGKLEVARTMLQNGLDRGTVMKMTGLTADELEQIRH
- a CDS encoding DUF2913 family protein encodes the protein MTVLYQKNPSQELAHMCWCLLVAVKMARRAGKIASDLQEHLFIMQWLATALKRHLFPKIVANDIVWFMTQGKKYGYGAKLYNKVEYIYRSRSGALADKSALFRFTYFVETLKAMGWLDYLLSPQEWKNYRKASSTASAVYTPKALLHASFDEAGMVFLVLLNQVARYFIISISTQI
- a CDS encoding Ig-like domain-containing protein, with protein sequence MNIITQIAFPLVGAFTPMMAGAGSDRHFLESTDSHAPMPTKVYTLSSGESTESVAKKYNIALSALRQLNQLRTFSHGFDHLQPGDELDVPYAPLSTITWDKQHRRAADASGTPNDDVQNQKLAGMASQAGTFLSQSPNGDAAASMARGMASGAASSEIQQWLSRFGTARVQLDTNKHFSLKNSQFDLLVPLYEQKDSLVFTQASLHRTDDRTQSNLGMGYRWFTDTWMLGGNTFLDYDLSRDHARMGLGLEYWRDFLKLGVNGYQRLTNWKNSPDVTDYEERPANGWDVRAQAWLPALPQLGGKLTYEQYYGQEVGLFGKDNRQRDPHAITAGITYTPVPLITLSAEQRQGKSSENDTRFGVDMNYQLGVPWQQQVNPDAVAAMRSLAGSRYDLVERNNNIVLEYRKKEVIRLKTADLVTGYAGEQKSLGVSVTSKYGLEHIDWSASALIAAGGKILQNGSGWAVVMPTYHSGAGGINSYTVSGVAVDKKGNVSSRADTQVTVTQAAIDTTTSSLSPSTATLPADGSSQQELILKVNDKEGHPVDIAEKEISIDKTSKLRGSSNATVSTFTRRAAGEYVMKVTAGTLPEAFTLTPSARNVHFASANVTLTADNTTALVDGLDVIENNAIADGQSQDKFRVRVVDAQNNPVPSQTVILKADNGATVAGTAITESDGTVIVPVTSQHAGETTMTASINDKGNKTLKLSFRPDQNTARIEKKNFSIIPEVSLADGKTQKTVTARVTDAQGNAVPNILVTLDADNGAVLAEKTVKTDIQGMATTTLTSTVAGPSHVAASVNSRSVSKETTFTGNNATAIVTSVDTTAASGIADGATAVTFRALIKDQNGNPLSGIPVDWKSNKDSSIVSFKRSQTLTSEQGIAEAEVTSTRAYSDVVVTASTNASSKSTSPFTFIADKQSPVIKTLTSNKQTLTANGTDTATLTVSVTDTHGNPLSGVEVTLSNGNKAEITPARPVTDPDGIASASLSTHYAGQVIVSASLGKDTEKSLSLQALSDEQTANVTVVPDTTSATAGQIQPVTLTATVLDGDNNPVSGTSVAWQTNHNQLSDTVSQTNEKGQATVKLLGTQATLTTVTAVLYNGHKGSTQVDFGPGEPVGEHSQLSVSPQSITADGQSKALASLILRDKWDNPVAGKRIDWQADSQSGIHFTQVEKGEGVYQAAVTGTTEGIWTLTAKSGAVNLQTPLALLANQDSAQIDNVTISGADTAKADGQETVTIRAQVKDKNGNTKLKGVAVGWNTTLGTLPSSLSSTDANGVAEITLSSRAAGTAWVSAMLGGGSPVKANKAINFTAGDISADKSSLSLSPSRIIAEKETATLRVIARDTEGNLLTGLKDKVNANFASDLKMNVSAFKEVSTGVYEATVSGKKAGTTQVSADVSNIRINHTASLTLSADNNTAKVKGSISATPTSATVGDVVTYTAVLTDANENALGAGIPVTWSANEGSTLSSQVTRTDDSGTARVTLTRALVGTAKMELILPSGTTAAPDVIFSAGDVDENRSELTLAPSAIVAGKETATLTLTLRDSNGNYLAGKSVSGHSDNRNVNISESQENSNAPGRYTMTVTSDKAGSAILTTKVGDITLSKSRTLTVKGDTDSWTLSAVSPNKTTLVAGDTKGVTYSATVTDTQGNPLTNVVVSWQLRGQAESYEPTSRTDENGVATTTVKSHTAGQLQMTAYLDSDNHMQADNVAVVAGEIKNAAFGADKTSIGSDGKDTVKLTASLEDSYGNPVTGKTVAIKGADLLAGFKLSQVQDQQNGHYVATGTATTKGSVTLNAQVDGKTVGNLVTITVGAITPDLRFDNAEQPVTWTRSFTASQVVRGMPEGVEQKWSSSNTGVATVDGSGKVTLLKAGSARISVYTPGNEQYNQAMASYTLNVSKATPGLKAGTGDPITAVWADGKERNITATYTNSDVQNELTATYSTKDTSVVSVDNTGKLTAVKPGTTTVTVSTPETDQFIAASADVVYVLNKATADVSFDTSLMKTTDEDVFTLQEPVTTLTSQADIKWTSSNTNVVNISGSGTVQGNISKGQTRLTLTVLANDYYNASSGYYDVMVYSKPSISLGDVSYISRGSKGSSGTWTPVFTDDTLTVTWSADTSDEFSKPESVTVYLLDSNNNVLASKEEPSPSGSKTTTVNPNANLWGKTVHVRLVAKGYGNLESSKLSSAVIVKNLNPNQIWTSLTVRSHVETVTLSGTDDACKESAFGNEHWNNAVATGDSINFSGKKLISPMSVKAKVSSTQNSSDTSGPFPTSYNTVSSNQNIQFGTVQIASSCWRDHTGGYRVGVVINYSDKEFTYWASESHGWGATGTGCTWIESIVFDSKYGRSTRL